The Equus quagga isolate Etosha38 chromosome 20, UCLA_HA_Equagga_1.0, whole genome shotgun sequence genomic interval CGGTAAGTAAGCTCATCATAACGGAGTTTTACACAGAATGTGCATTTCTCAATGTAAGACGATTTTGTGCTGTACCAGAAAAAAACCTGAGCAAGTCTGATTTCTTAGATTCTCCATAATTATTACCTTTATTCTTAAATTAAGGGACTGATTTGCAGGATGAACAAATCTCCCCATAACTTAAAAGACAGCAGTCTAAGAATAAATTTTGCTTCCATATGAAAGAGAATTAGCTTGTAAACCCAGGTGACACTTACGGACCATGAAACATCGAAAAGGGGGAGGCCAAAAGAAGTAGGCAAAATATAAGACGTTTACCACTAAAATCTCACTCCTGAGTGTCAGGGTCATTCTGCTGTCATACTTACCATTTTTACAAACCCACTAGTCTGACCAAGAACCCTAATTTTAAAACCATGCATTTTTAAAGCTAATGCAAGAATAATGCTGTAGAGCTCAACAACTGATACTACAGATCAGTGATCCAGAAGATAACTGTGTCTATCAGCAAATTAGCAACCACATCCCTTAAAAACAACTCAGGCTGTGCTCCATTAACTTCTATCAAGGGTGGCTTTCCTGTAAAATTCATTACTTCATTGCCTGGAACGATTACGTTCGTTCTGGAACCACACTACACTTTCATCAACAGTGTCTCAGAGTAAAGCTAATGACTGCACCTACTCCTGAAACAGAATGTCTGGGGGGTAAGGTCAAAATGGGTCTTAGTTCCGGACAATGATCATAAAGACCCTGTAATTAGTCACAATTATATTCTGTGCATCACAAGAATGAAAACTGTTGAAAAACTCAACCGAAGCCCCAAGATCACGTATTCCTCCAAGTAGAGTGTTTCCTTCGGGTTCTAAGGAAGGCAGCACTACTAAAATATAGTGTGAGGGCAAACTCTCTAGGTTTttccgatctttttttttttttttaaattttttaaaaacctagagCGGGCCTGCTGGCAGGCATCGTGAAAGCCTCCGGAAAGGTTCGGGAGGGGAACGGCCAAATTCAAACAACTGTGAAGCGGGAGTCCGCGGACTGCACCGGGCTGAGCCGGCCGAGGGAGGGCACCTCACCTGCCAGCGGCCGTAGGTGAGCAGGACCATGGCGATGGGGATGGCGGTGCCCGACATGGCGTGGGTGGACGGCATGCTGTACTCGGAGTTGTAGAAGACCTCCAACTTCACCACGGGCGGGGAGGCGGGCCGCGGCCAGCGGATGATGTCCTTGGTGCACTGGCCCAGGTACATGACCAGCACCCAGATGACCACGAGCCTCCGGCCCACCAGGGCGTCGAGGTTCCAGAtccagaaggggaagaagaggatGTAAAAGAGTTCGTTGCCCAGCTCGGTGCCCAGGCAGAACAGGTAGTAGAGCGGCCAGTTGCTCACGTGGGCCAGCTCGCCCTCCTCGCCCGTCAGCGAGTTGCGGCGCAGGCCGGCCGCGCGCCGCGCCGGGGCCGGGCCCAGCTCGCTCGCCAGCGCGTTCCGCACGCCGTTGGGGGCGCCGCGGTCGCCCGGCTTGGCGGGGCACTGATTGCGGTCGCTCCCGGGCGGCTGGGGGCCTCCGGGCGCCCCCGGCTGCCGTTCCCGACGCCGGGCGTCTCCGGCGAGGGgcgcctccgcctcctcctcagCAGCGCTCGGGCCGGCGGCGGGGCGGCTCGGCGGCGCTTCGACCCCGCACAGCCGCTGGAAACGGGCCACTTTCTGCGGTTCCTGCAGACAGACGGCCAGCTGGGCCAGGCGCTGCCTCAGCGACATGATAACGGGACCGCGCGGCCCGCGGACCGGACGACGGCGGCGGGAGGGCGGGCCGGCTTCGAACCGGCCCCGCGCGCCCGGCCGGcggcaccagcagcagcagcagcggcagcagtgGCGCCTCCTCGACGCGCTCGGCTCCGCGGGGTGACGGCGCCACAGGCCGCCGCGAGCCCCCGCCCGGCGCCCCTCCCTCGCCGCGCGCGCACGCCGCCCGCAGCCTCCACGCGCCGGNNNNNNNNNNNNNNNNNNNNNNNNNNNNNNNNNNNNNNNNNNNNNNNNNNNNNNNNNNNNNNNNNNNNNNNNNNNNNNNNNNNNNNNNNNNNNNNNNNNNNNNNNNNNNNNNNNNNNNNNNNNNNNNNNNNNNNNNNNNNNNNNNNNNNNNNNNNNNNNNNNNNNNNNNNNNNNNNNNNNNNNNNNNNNNNNNNNNNNNNNNNNNNNNNNNNNNNNNNNNNNNNNNNNNNNNNNNNNNNNNNNNNNNNNNNNNNNNNNNNNNNNNNNNNNNNNNNNNNNNNNNNNNNNNNNNNNNNNNNNNNNNNNNNNNNNNNNNNNNNNNNNNNNNNNNNNNNNNNNNNNNNNNNNNNNNNNNNNNNNNNNNNNNNNNNNNNNNNNNNNNNNNNNNNNNNNNNNNNNNCAGGCGTCGCGGGCCCGCGGGCGGGACGGTGCGCGCCCCGGCTCCCCAGCTTCAGCCCTCGTTCCCTGCAGGCTGATGTTGCCGGCTCCCGTCTGCCGACCGTTGCCTCGGAGAGGCCACGGTCCTGGGGCCAGCTTCCGCGGTGCCAGCGGCCCAGCACCCGCCCGTCTTCCTGGCCTAGATTCAAATGGTGAATGGTGAAGGCAGGCGAAGTCACCACCGTGCGCCCCAATCTTTCCCCTCAAATAATCACAAGTAATGAAAGAGCCGTCTCCGACGGTTGATGTCCTGAAAGGCAGGTGCCAATTCACCAGTGGTGGCAACACCAGATGTAGATCTGAGGACAATACTGTGTCATTGATCAAATATTTTGGTGTAAGTTAAGAGATCACAGttattcttgtgtgtgtgtgtgtgtgtgtgtgtgtgtgtgtgagaaagattaggcctcagctaacatctgttgccaaccttcctttttttgcctgaggaagactgttgctgagctaacatctgtgcccatcttcctctatgttatgtgggatgctgccatagcatggcctgatgagcagtgtgtaggtccgagccTTGGATCCAAAGCTCCAAAACGCGGGCTGCTGGAAGGAGCGCTGGAACTTAACGACTACACCACAGCCAGCCCCAGCGAGTCTTGACTTACAGGTGgaatttccttttaataaatgcTAACAGGCTTGCACACAAGAAATGTAATTGGTGGCCGAATGCACTGTGTAGATTTTTGAGTTTGATAAGGCTGGTTCAGAGATTTAACTTCCGTGTCTCAAATTGCAAACTTGACTGCTAGAAAGAATAGTTTCTAGTAGAAAGTCTTTGAACTCCAATTCCAGGAAGTTATTTCAGGTAAGGTGAATGTCtataatgaaataatttgcaCTTCTTCCAAGAAACAAGCTGGAAAATTCCCCTCCCTTATgtcattagaaatattttcttcatttcccagGGAGCGTTATTCTCCTCCTCTCAGTCCACTACCTAGGCTGTAGCCATAGAAAGATGGATAAACCATCATCCCTGCCCTCAAGTTGCTCACAGTATAGCTGGTAAACAGAGATAGGTCCACTCTAGGTACAGCTAGAGTACAGAGCAGATGATAAGTGCTAAAATAGAGATGGAAGATGCtctggaaaggagaagaaacaagtTGACCAGGGACAGCAGGAAAGGTCTTAAGAGGTGATCCTGTTTAGCTGGATTGTAATtataaagaagatattaatagGTGAGGAAGCCCCtcttaggaagagagaaaatgaataaagacGGGATAGGAACGTCAATGAATAGCTCATAGAATACACTGTAGAAAGGGTAAGTGATTGGAATGAGGCTGGAAAGGGAAGATAGCACCAGATTGTAAAGGCCTTGAATGTCAAGCTGGCTCTTTTATTTTGTAGGCAGTGGAGAGACATGGAAGGCTTTTATAAGCTAGGGAGTGACAGCATCAGAACTGTGCTTTAGAGATAGCTAGGAAGGAAACTGTGAAATGAATAAGGGAAACCTCAACTAAACTGGAGCAGGGAAGACCTGTAGCAGGTCTCATACACCAACATACACGgtcaattactccaaacaggaagagactaACTCTTGCATCTCCCACAGGAAGGACAGCtgctttactactgaaggaagatttctctcctcacccagcaacagcccagccaatgagaaacactaacactgcagctcagccaatgagaaattgctgctgccctgaactgttactttccctgCACGGATTTTTGTTTAGAACAGCCCCTTCCTACTCcccatttttctctataaaagcaagtTCCCCTCTTTTGTCCTGGAGATTTGCCCATGCTTTCGCATGGCATGCACatctgaattgcaattcttttgactattcccaaataaactcactttgagggggccagcccggtggtgcagtggttaagtgtgcacgttctgctttggtggcccggggttcaccggttcggatcccaggtgcggacatggcaccgcttggcacaccatgctgtggcaggcatcccacatacaaagtagagataaagtagaggaagatgggcacggatgttagctcagggccagtcttcctcagcgaaaagagaattggcagttagctcagggctaatcttcctcaaaaaaaaaatttttttaaaaaaacctcatttCGAGAGTAAagtaacaggcaaatttgcttttttaagttGACAGAATCAAAGATGAATTGCCAGAGGTCAGAGACCAGAGACCAGATAAATAATTAGAAGATGATTGCAGTAATCAGGTGGGAGAGAATGAGGGCCTGAACCGGGACTGTGGTTCTGAAAATTGGAAGGAAGGGGATAGATTTGAACAGGATTTTGGAACTATGAAAAAGTTAATACATTTCATTTGAATTCATAGGTCTGCAGGCAAATACTAGTCCATCCCTGATTGGAACACATTGTGTCTAATACTGAGGCATTTATAATCTGGTGAGGGAGacaaatcatgagaaaacatgcaAGTATATTCAAAGATGTACAGCCAGGCATACTAAACAGCTCTAGGAAGTGAGACATGAGCAATCCCTCCGTGGGGGAAGCAGGGGGGCAGCACCGGGTTCTCTCTGAATAGTTCTGTGAAAGAGATGATTAGCTGGCATTTGAAAACAGGGAGCAAGTTGGTTTATGGAGAGGAAGGTGGGAACAGCCTCAGTGAGGCAGTTTACACATGCTTTTCtgtcaaaataatttgtttataagGGAATTATTCAGATTCAGCCAAGGAATTTCAGATTCTGGGGACTATGTAGCCTAAGGatagcagagaaaggaaaatatgtaaaacaaagtaGAAGGAGATCTTTATGTCCCACAGCCAAATTATGACTCCTTCAGCACTGGGGTATTTTGTCAGAATGCAATATTCTCTTTAAAGGTAGCAGAGACAAGGATGATGGGGAGATGGGAGTTTGGCCTCTGACTGCGCTAACAGGAAAAACAATGCGAGTTGACAAAACTTGAAGGCGCTGACACTGTCCTGCTGGTGCAATAAATCTGTTAATGATGAAGACAAGGTCTTAGCTGTAAATCAGAGCACTGTGATGAACAGAATAGGACTTCTGGTGGATTCCATTTACATTCGCTCTGAATTTTGCATAACAGAATATCTTAAAACTTAATAGAAATTTAACCATATCAAAAGAttcaggggtcagccccatgcctgagtggttaagttcaaacgctccgcttcggcggcccagagtttcaccatttcgagtcctgggcgcggacatggcacagctcaccaggccatgctgaggcggcatcccacataccacaactagaaggccccacaactaaaaatgcacaactatgtaccggggggctttggggagaaaaaggaaaaataaaatctttaaaaaaaaaaaagattcaaatacaAACATTCTGTGGCAAGCATTTTTATAACAaagcataaacatttttttgaaagaaaaaatactgctgCCAAGTAAGGATATGACTATGTGGGTGTCATTCAGAGTCTTGCCTGCAAAGCCAAATGTCTTAATCCCTGTTCTATAATTGACgtgttaaataaattttgttatatccttctctgtacttcagtttaaCTTTATGTAATATTGAAAACTTTTTGAGATACATGTTCTGTAAAGGTAAAATATTGCCACCATTTCTAATGGGACTTTAATAAAACACAATATATAGTCTTAGCCTTGGTCATTTTACCTTcgaaaagtaatttaaattaagTTTGTACTTTATCATGTTGGGTTGAGTAAATCATTGATTGAGCTACCTTTACAGTGAGGTCAAAGAAATTTATCTTTAGAAGTACACCTTCTAATTAATTTATGTTCAAAACTATGtatactgtattgtatatctgaatgttgctaagagagtagatcttaaaagttctcatcacaggaaaaaaattgtaactatgtgaggtgatagatgttaactaaaatttggtaatcattttgtaatatatacatatagaaaatcattatgttgtacaccttaaactaatacaatgttctatgtcaattatatctcaataaaatgaggGGGGGCACTATGTTACTTAACATGAAATGATAACATTCATTTTAAACTGAGTATTAATTat includes:
- the SGPP1 gene encoding sphingosine-1-phosphate phosphatase 1, translating into MSLRQRLAQLAVCLQEPQKVARFQRLCGVEAPPSRPAAGPSAAEEEAEAPLAGDARRRERQPGAPGGPQPPGSDRNQCPAKPGDRGAPNGVRNALASELGPAPARRAAGLRRNSLTGEEGELAHVSNWPLYYLFCLGTELGNELFYILFFPFWIWNLDALVGRRLVVIWVLVMYLGQCTKDIIRWPRPASPPVVKLEVFYNSEYSMPSTHAMSGTAIPIAMVLLTYGRWQYPLIYGLILVPCWCSLVCLSRIYMGMHSILDIIAGFLYTILILVVFYPFVDLIDNFNQTHRYAPLFIIGLHLALGIFSFTLDTWSTSRGDTAEILGSGAGIACGSHVTYNMGLMLDPSLDMLPLATPPITVTLFGKAILRILIGMVFVLIVRDIMKRITIPLACKIFSIPCDDVRNARQHMEVELPYRYITYGMVGFSITFLIPYIFSFIGIS